One Falco cherrug isolate bFalChe1 chromosome 11, bFalChe1.pri, whole genome shotgun sequence DNA window includes the following coding sequences:
- the RAP2B gene encoding ras-related protein Rap-2b, protein MREYKVVVLGSGGVGKSALTVQFVTGSFIEKYDPTIEDFYRKEIEVDSSPSVLEILDTAGTEQFASMRDLYIKNGQGFILVYSLVNQQSFQDIKPMRDQIIRVKRYERVPMILVGNKVDLEGEREVSFGEGKALAEEWSCPFMETSAKNKASVDELFAEIVRQMNYASQPNGDEQCCSSCAIL, encoded by the coding sequence ATGCGGGAGTACaaggtggtggtgctgggctcgGGCGGCGTGGGCAAGTCCGCCCTCACCGTCCAGTTCGTGACGGGCTCCTTCATCGAGAAGTATGACCCCACCATCGAGGACTTCTACCGCAAGGAGATCGAGGTGGACTCCTCGCCGTCGGTGCTGGAGATCCTGGACACGGCGGGCACCGAGCAGTTCGCCTCCATGCGGGACCTCTACATCAAGAACGGGCAGGGCTTCATCCTGGTCTACAGCCTGGTGAACCAGCAGAGCTTCCAGGACATCAAGCCCATGCGGGACCAGATCATCCGGGTGAAGAGGTACGAGAGGGTGCCCATGATCCTGGTGGGCAACAAGGTGGACCTGGAGGGCGAGCGGGAGGTCTCCTTCGGGGAGGGCAAAGCCCTGGCTGAGGAGTGGAGCTGCCCCTTCATGGAGACCTCGGCCAAAAACAAAGCCTCGGTGGACGAGCTCTTCGCGGAGATCGTCAGGCAGATGAACTACGCCTCGCAGCCCAACGGGGACGAGCAGTGCTGCTCCTCCTGCGCCATCCTCtga